AATATTAGTTTAACAGTAAGTGAAAATGTACAAAAGATCTTAAATGAAGAACTAAAAAGTGGATTAAATAAAGTGGAGAGTTATAGGGAGTTTTCAGAAAAAATAAAGAAAACTAAAAGAAATATATTAAGCTTTTTTATAGATGCTAAAAATAATGGAAAAAGTATTGTTGGGTATGGAGCTCCTGCAAAGGGAAATACACTCCTTAATTACTGTGGAATAGCTAATGATTTTTTGGATTATACAGTAGATATAAGTCCACATAAGCAAGGTTTATACCTTCCAGGAAGTCATGTTCCAATTTATTCACCAGATAGAATACGAGATACTAAACCTGATTATGTAATAATTCTTCCTTGGAATTTAAAAAGTGAAATAGTAAAACAAATGGAGTTTATTAGAGATTGGAATGGAAAATTTGTAACATTGATTCCTAGTGTAGAGGTGTTTTAATTGATATTTAAAGAAACAAAATTAAGAGGTGTATATATAATTGAAATAGAACCAGTTGAAGATGAAAGGGGTTTTTTTGCACGTTCGTGGTGTAAAGAAGAACTTGATAAATATAATTTGGATTCTAATTTAGTTCAATGTAATATATCCTTTAACAAAAAAAAAGGAACGCTTAGAGGAATGCATTTTCAAAAAAAACCTCATGAAGAAGTGAAAATTGTAAGATGTACTAAAGGTTCAATTTATGATGTAGTTGTTGACATAAGAAAAGATTCAGAAACATACATGAAATGTATTTCTGTTGAATTATCTGATAAAAACAGAAAGATGATATATATACCTAAAGGGTTTGCACATGGATTTCAAACACTTGAAGATAACACAGAAGTATTTTATCAAATGTCTGAGTTTTATCATCCTGAATGTGCCTCTGGAATTAAGTGGGATAGTAAGAATATTAATATTCAATGGCCTATAAAAGAAAAAATAATTTCAGTAAAGGATAAAGAATATAACGATTTAGAATAGGTGTGTTTTGTTAATATAATTAAGTGTGTTTTTATGATGTGATTTTTATAAAAAATATGCTTGCTATTTAAGATAA
The Clostridium felsineum DSM 794 DNA segment above includes these coding regions:
- the rfbC gene encoding dTDP-4-dehydrorhamnose 3,5-epimerase; the protein is MIFKETKLRGVYIIEIEPVEDERGFFARSWCKEELDKYNLDSNLVQCNISFNKKKGTLRGMHFQKKPHEEVKIVRCTKGSIYDVVVDIRKDSETYMKCISVELSDKNRKMIYIPKGFAHGFQTLEDNTEVFYQMSEFYHPECASGIKWDSKNINIQWPIKEKIISVKDKEYNDLE